A single region of the Cyclopterus lumpus isolate fCycLum1 chromosome 16, fCycLum1.pri, whole genome shotgun sequence genome encodes:
- the khdc4 gene encoding KH homology domain-containing protein 4 isoform X2 has product MSFCGTQNGGRRSKWDQSGPGSGGMGEAEAAPTGALDAAAAVAAKINAMLVAKGKLKPSQIGVPGPPDKAIGVGKPPMQAKAKDDLVVAEVEINDVPITCRNLLTRGQTQDEISKVSGAAVSTRGRYMTAQEKGKALPGDRPLYLHVQGQTRELVDRAVNRIKEIITHGVVKAANASSSSPFSPSGASVTVYQHHNPPPPSLTHHKPHFQSGMHYVQDKIFVGLEHAILGFVVKERVEGPGCSYLQHIQAETGAKVFLRGKGSGCLEPASGREAFEPMYIYISHPKPEGLAAAKTLCENLLQTVHAEYSRFLNQMSSMMPIQQGFAQPPVVNGMPPQPPYYPPAGYQPGYAMPVPPPQPQPVSLPYTVPPPIHPTVPAGVPLQYSLPPAPVLAPAHTLAPTPARAPASGTMPQTLPPVPFPSSAAAPPKAPTPAAPVLPPQKRRFTEEVPDESNSNLLGYQVQASQWAAQRLSDPHHRVPLARRVRGTVAI; this is encoded by the exons ATGTCATTTTGCGGAACCCAGAACGGCGG CCGCCGCAGCAAATGGGACCAGTCGGGCCCTGGTTCTGGTGGGATGGGGGAGGCAGAGGCTGCTCCCACCGGGGCTCTGGATGCTGCCGCCGCGGTGGCTGCCAAGATCAACGCTATGTTGGTAGCGAAGGGCAAACTCAAACCCTCGCAGATCGGCGTCCCAGGACCCCCTGACAAG gCTATAGGTGTTGGGAAGCCTCCAATGCAGGCAAAGGCCAAAGATGACCTGGTTGTAGCTGAGGTGGAGATCAATGACGTGCCAATCACCTGTCGGAATCTGTTGACACGTGGGCAAACGCAGGATGAG ATCAGTAAAGTGAGCGGTGCTGCGGTTTCAACCAGAGGGCGTTACATGACGGCACAGGAGAAGGGCAAAGCGCTTCCAGG GGATCGGCCTCTGTATCTGCATGTCCAAGGACAGACTAGAGAGCTTGTCGACA GGGCAGTTAATAGAATCAAGGAAATCATCACCCATGGTGTAGTGAAGGCTGCCAAcgcctcatcttcatcaccgtTCTCCCCTAGTGGGGCTTCAGTCACAGTTTACCAGCACCATaacccacctcctccctcactgaCTCACCACAAACCACACTTTCAGTCCGGA ATGCATTATGTTCAAGACAAAATCTTTGTGGGCCTGGAGCACGCTATCCTGGGGTTTGTGGTCAAAGAGCGGGTCGAGGGCCCCGGCTGTTCATACCTGCAGCACATCCAGGCTGAGACGGGGGCCAAAGTCTTCCTAAGAGGAAAAGGATCAGGCTGTTTAGAGCCTGCCTCTGGAAGAGAGGCCTTTGAACCCATGTACATCTACATCAG tcatCCTAAACCAGAAGGACTTGCAGCAGCAAAAACCTTGTGTGAGAATCTGCTTCAGACA GTCCATGCAGAGTATTCTCGCTTCCTCAATCAAATGAGCTCAATGATGCCAATACAACAAG GCTTCGCACAGCCTCCAGTGGTGAACGGGATGCCCCCGCAGCCTCCTTACTACCCGCCTGCTGGATACCAGCCAGGCTACGCGATGCCTGTACCACCACCTCAGCCACAACCTGTCTCTTTACCTTACACTGTCCCACCTCCTATACATCCCACAGTACCTGCAGGTGTGCCTCTTCAGTactccctcccccctgcccCCGTCCTTGCGCCCGCTCACACCCTGGCTCCAACGCCAGCCCGTGCTCCTGCTTCAGGCACTATGCCACAG ACTCTTCCTCCTGTGCCTTTTCCTTCATCAGCTGCAGCACCACCAAAAGCTCCGACTCCTGCCGCTCCAGTCTTACCACCGCAGAAAAGACGCTTCACAGAGGAGGTCCCAGACGAGAGTAACAGCAACCTTCTCGGATACCAG GTGCAGGCTTCCCAATGGGCAGCCCAGAGGTTATCGGACCCCCACCACAGAGTTCCTCTGGCCCGCCGAGTGAGAGGGACAG tCGCCATCTAA
- the khdc4 gene encoding KH homology domain-containing protein 4 isoform X1: MSFCGTQNGGRRSKWDQSGPGSGGMGEAEAAPTGALDAAAAVAAKINAMLVAKGKLKPSQIGVPGPPDKAIGVGKPPMQAKAKDDLVVAEVEINDVPITCRNLLTRGQTQDEISKVSGAAVSTRGRYMTAQEKGKALPGDRPLYLHVQGQTRELVDRAVNRIKEIITHGVVKAANASSSSPFSPSGASVTVYQHHNPPPPSLTHHKPHFQSGMHYVQDKIFVGLEHAILGFVVKERVEGPGCSYLQHIQAETGAKVFLRGKGSGCLEPASGREAFEPMYIYISHPKPEGLAAAKTLCENLLQTVHAEYSRFLNQMSSMMPIQQGFAQPPVVNGMPPQPPYYPPAGYQPGYAMPVPPPQPQPVSLPYTVPPPIHPTVPAGVPLQYSLPPAPVLAPAHTLAPTPARAPASGTMPQTLPPVPFPSSAAAPPKAPTPAAPVLPPQKRRFTEEVPDESNSNLLGYQHGPIHMTNLGAGFPMGSPEVIGPPPQSSSGPPSERDSRHLMPPPLLPVNGVRPKMEERRAMHGFVEPSMKRLKTGLVAYTGDSSDEEEDHLTCKASGPGNPGAVPPTSSGWTHGYRCPPPPAPRAKTQPQQQSMPFWMAP; this comes from the exons ATGTCATTTTGCGGAACCCAGAACGGCGG CCGCCGCAGCAAATGGGACCAGTCGGGCCCTGGTTCTGGTGGGATGGGGGAGGCAGAGGCTGCTCCCACCGGGGCTCTGGATGCTGCCGCCGCGGTGGCTGCCAAGATCAACGCTATGTTGGTAGCGAAGGGCAAACTCAAACCCTCGCAGATCGGCGTCCCAGGACCCCCTGACAAG gCTATAGGTGTTGGGAAGCCTCCAATGCAGGCAAAGGCCAAAGATGACCTGGTTGTAGCTGAGGTGGAGATCAATGACGTGCCAATCACCTGTCGGAATCTGTTGACACGTGGGCAAACGCAGGATGAG ATCAGTAAAGTGAGCGGTGCTGCGGTTTCAACCAGAGGGCGTTACATGACGGCACAGGAGAAGGGCAAAGCGCTTCCAGG GGATCGGCCTCTGTATCTGCATGTCCAAGGACAGACTAGAGAGCTTGTCGACA GGGCAGTTAATAGAATCAAGGAAATCATCACCCATGGTGTAGTGAAGGCTGCCAAcgcctcatcttcatcaccgtTCTCCCCTAGTGGGGCTTCAGTCACAGTTTACCAGCACCATaacccacctcctccctcactgaCTCACCACAAACCACACTTTCAGTCCGGA ATGCATTATGTTCAAGACAAAATCTTTGTGGGCCTGGAGCACGCTATCCTGGGGTTTGTGGTCAAAGAGCGGGTCGAGGGCCCCGGCTGTTCATACCTGCAGCACATCCAGGCTGAGACGGGGGCCAAAGTCTTCCTAAGAGGAAAAGGATCAGGCTGTTTAGAGCCTGCCTCTGGAAGAGAGGCCTTTGAACCCATGTACATCTACATCAG tcatCCTAAACCAGAAGGACTTGCAGCAGCAAAAACCTTGTGTGAGAATCTGCTTCAGACA GTCCATGCAGAGTATTCTCGCTTCCTCAATCAAATGAGCTCAATGATGCCAATACAACAAG GCTTCGCACAGCCTCCAGTGGTGAACGGGATGCCCCCGCAGCCTCCTTACTACCCGCCTGCTGGATACCAGCCAGGCTACGCGATGCCTGTACCACCACCTCAGCCACAACCTGTCTCTTTACCTTACACTGTCCCACCTCCTATACATCCCACAGTACCTGCAGGTGTGCCTCTTCAGTactccctcccccctgcccCCGTCCTTGCGCCCGCTCACACCCTGGCTCCAACGCCAGCCCGTGCTCCTGCTTCAGGCACTATGCCACAG ACTCTTCCTCCTGTGCCTTTTCCTTCATCAGCTGCAGCACCACCAAAAGCTCCGACTCCTGCCGCTCCAGTCTTACCACCGCAGAAAAGACGCTTCACAGAGGAGGTCCCAGACGAGAGTAACAGCAACCTTCTCGGATACCAG CATGGACCCATTCATATGACTAATTTAGGTGCAGGCTTCCCAATGGGCAGCCCAGAGGTTATCGGACCCCCACCACAGAGTTCCTCTGGCCCGCCGAGTGAGAGGGACAG tCGCCATCTAATGCCTCCACCTCTGCTGCCTGTGAATGGAGTGAGACCCAAGATGGAGGAGCGAAGGGCAATGCACGGCTTCGTGG agCCCTCAATGAAGAGATTGAAAACTGGTTTGGTGGCGTACACCGGCGACTCTtcagatgaagaggaagaccacCTAACCTGCAAAGCCTCAGGGCCAGGTAACCCTGGGGCAGTTCCCCCCACCTCCTCAGGCTGGACACATGGCTAtcgctgcccccccccaccagccCCCCGTGCTAAAACACAGCCACAGCAGCAGTCTATGCCTTTCTGGATGGCACCCTAA